In Ipomoea triloba cultivar NCNSP0323 chromosome 7, ASM357664v1, a single genomic region encodes these proteins:
- the LOC116024767 gene encoding uncharacterized protein At1g27050, translating into MGRKRDRAYQSRHVPYSFPKRRRPLPPPLDADNAVAETDNLSPENSTASAKLPATVVVMGLTAECSVLDVKSRFEIYGAISRTRMDPGGLAHVTFRSRESAASAVAAAADAAFPITLHSEPVQVMWASDPVPQWKEGVAKREGTMAVSSKLVRAEVPLSRHGRGNKLGSAIVDSKIEHNVDANSSEKKRGGIASRLGVPFKGREIVAYDDIL; encoded by the exons ATGGGTCGCAAGAGAGACAGAGCGTATCAGTCTCGCCACGTTCCTTACTCTTTCCCTAAGCGCCGCCGTCCTCTCCCGCCGCCGCTCGATGCGGACAACGCCGTGGCCGAAACCGACAATCTGTCGCCGGAAAATTCTACGGCGTCTGCTAAACTACCCGCGACGGTGGTCGTTATGGGGCTTACGGCGGAGTGTTCGGTGTTAGACGTGAAATCTCGGTTCGAAATCTACGGCGCAATCTCTCGCACCCGCATGGACCCCGGCGGGCTCGCCCACGTCACTTTCCGGTCAAGAGAATCGGCGGCGTCCGCCGTGGCCGCCGCCGCTGACGCCGCTTTCCCAATTACCCTACATTCCGAACCT GTGCAAGTGATGTGGGCAAGTGATCCAGTGCCACAATGGAAGGAAGGGGTGGCTAAGAGAGAAGGAACGATGGCAGTTTCTTCCAAGTTAGTTAGAGCCGAGGTGCCTCTGAGTAGGCACGGGAGAGGTAACAAGCTGGGATCTGCAATTGTGGACTCCAAAATCGAGCATAATGTTGATGCAAATAGTAGTGAAAAGAAACGAGGTGGGATTGCTTCAAGGTTGGGGGTTCCCTTTAAGGGCAGGGAGATTGTTGCTTATGATGATATTCTTTGA
- the LOC116025536 gene encoding homeobox-leucine zipper protein HAT5-like produces MEGTGKMMSSCVDNRVLLQTDRFPSPSEVLDSFWLPTSNPSFQGSASMVNFNGGGEMERGGNEDYGGGGGGYYPAEKKRRLSPEQVHFLEQSFEVENKLEPERKVQLAKDLGLQPRQVAVWFQNRRARYKTKHIEKEYDSLKSCYDQLKADCDSLSKENEQLRNEVQLLTEKLMRKEKGSTIPQPAKPQSSLDPTPNRNLGKPQQQHLNSQDNVCKQEDASSAKSDVFDSDSPRYTDGIHSSLFFQEPANSSTVLDSDFSQDDDDSLNRGLIHSPCIFPKLEEEDKDHCLQMLPPYSCGLGFSVEDQTAPSWFWSY; encoded by the exons ATGGAGGGCACTGGGAAAATGATGAGTTCTTGTGTTGATAACAGAGTTCTTCTTCAAACCGATAGATTTCCTTCCCCTTCTGAGGTTCTTGATTCCTTCTGGCTCCCCACTTCTAACCCTTCTTTTCAAG GTTCTGCATCCATGGTGAATTTCAACGGCGGTGGGGAGATGGAACGCGGCGGCAATGAGGACTAcggcggcggtggcggtggctATTATCCGGCGGAGAAGAAACGGCGGCTGAGCCCTGAGCAAGTCCATTTTCTGGAGCAAAGTTTTGAGGTGGAAAACAAGCTTGAACCGGAGAGGAAAGTGCAATTGGCTAAGGATTTGGGGCTGCAGCCCAGACAAGTTGCGGTTTGGTTTCAGAACCGGCGTGCTAGATACAAGACAAAACATATTGAGAAAGAATATGATTCCTTGAAGTCTTGCTATGATCAACTCAAGGCTGATTGTGATTCCCTCTCCAAGGAAAATGAGCAATTGAGAAACGAG GTTCAACTGCTGACAGAAAAGTTAATGAGGAAAGAAAAGGGTTCTACCATTCCTCAACCAGCAAAACCACAATCCTCATTGGATCCAACCCCCAACAGAAACCTGGGAAAACCTCAACAACAACACCTAAACTCCCAGGATAATGTGTGCAAGCAAGAGGATGCAAGCTCAGCTAAGAGTGATGTGTTTGACTCCGACAGCCCGCGTTACACGGATGGGATCCATTCCTCCCTGTTCTTTCAAGAGCCTGCAAATTCCTCAACTGTTCTCGACTCCGATTTCTCCCAGGACGACGATGACAGCCTCAATCGCGGGCTGATCCACTCGCCCTGCATTTTCCCGAAGCTCGAAGAAGAGGATAAAGATCATTGCCTGCAAATGCTGCCACCATATTCTTGCGGTTTGGGGTTTTCTGTTGAGGATCAGACTGCACCTTCTTGGTTCTGGTCTTATTGA